A stretch of Cellulosilyticum sp. I15G10I2 DNA encodes these proteins:
- a CDS encoding CRISPR-associated protein Cas4: MAVIFQMGILVLIVLALCMCLKPQYKVKNKRDLGVRLASPIYADQKGTKLLIAPKLQLQGKPDYIFQTWFLKKYIPLEIKSGTLKEDVPHLGDIYQLAAYFLIIEEVYDKRPPYGKLVYANKTFTIKNTYKIRKQLKYTLTQMRNMLDDSSRVQPETSYIKCRNCVCHKTVCEFSEEEN, encoded by the coding sequence ATGGCGGTAATTTTTCAAATGGGGATACTTGTACTTATTGTTTTGGCGCTTTGCATGTGTTTAAAGCCTCAGTATAAGGTGAAAAATAAAAGAGATTTAGGTGTGAGGCTGGCCTCACCCATTTATGCAGATCAGAAGGGAACTAAACTCCTTATAGCCCCTAAGCTTCAGCTTCAAGGCAAACCAGATTATATTTTTCAAACATGGTTTTTAAAAAAATACATTCCGCTTGAGATAAAAAGTGGTACGCTAAAAGAAGATGTCCCACATCTAGGTGACATTTATCAATTAGCTGCTTATTTTTTAATTATTGAGGAGGTCTATGACAAAAGGCCGCCCTATGGTAAACTCGTTTATGCTAATAAAACGTTTACGATCAAAAATACTTATAAAATAAGAAAACAACTTAAATACACCCTAACTCAAATGAGAAATATGTTAGATGATAGTAGCCGGGTGCAGCCAGAAACATCATATATTAAGTGCAGAAATTGTGTGTGTCACAAGACTGTTTGTGAATTTAGTGAGGAGGAGAACTAG
- a CDS encoding TetR/AcrR family transcriptional regulator codes for MTKREEQKEKRRQDILRAGLKLFACKGYEATKINDIAEEAGMSLGLLYHYFESVDVLHEELINIALAGRTGQYFPQYDNPVEYFIKSANHIFDVVKLDHDYAKYFVLMKQAQRNQNLPIHIKEKLEQNDIIVKSIITIEEGQRQGMIRKGNPMALAMTFWLSIEAYVEMIALNPEIPYPESNWFVDILGANNNYEK; via the coding sequence ATGACAAAAAGAGAAGAACAAAAAGAAAAACGGCGGCAAGATATTTTGCGAGCTGGTCTGAAGCTTTTCGCTTGCAAAGGTTATGAAGCAACTAAAATAAATGATATTGCAGAGGAAGCAGGAATGAGCCTTGGATTGCTATATCATTATTTTGAATCAGTCGATGTTTTACATGAAGAATTGATTAACATTGCATTAGCAGGACGTACAGGACAATATTTCCCTCAATATGACAATCCTGTTGAATACTTTATAAAATCAGCAAACCATATTTTCGATGTAGTAAAATTAGACCATGATTATGCTAAATATTTTGTATTGATGAAACAAGCACAACGCAATCAGAACTTACCAATCCATATAAAAGAAAAACTGGAACAAAACGACATTATTGTTAAATCAATTATTACTATTGAAGAAGGTCAACGTCAAGGAATGATTCGCAAAGGAAATCCTATGGCGTTAGCAATGACATTTTGGCTTTCCATAGAAGCATATGTGGAAATGATAGCCCTTAATCCTGAAATACCTTACCCAGAATCAAACTGGTTTGTTGATATACTAGGAGCAAATAATAACTATGAAAAATAG
- a CDS encoding translation factor GTPase family protein, giving the protein MKKLVIGILAHVDAGKTTLSESMLYQSGKIRKLGRVDNKDAYLDTYELERERGITIFSKQAMFEVDEIQITLLDTPGHVDFSAEMERTLQVLDYAILVISGADGVQGHTKTLWRLLDRYQIPVFLFVNKMDQSGTNKEKIMRELKKQLDDGCVVFEQSKTEDFYDQLAMCDEILMEAYLEAEHIETFQIKKAIMKRKVFPCFFGSALKLEGVEAFIEGIVKYASIPSYPDAFGAKIFKITRDDQGNRLTYMKLTGGRLKVKDILTNGIWEEKVNQIRLYSGQKYEAVNEVQAGSVCAVIGLSQTRSGEGLGIEKASDTPSLEPVLSYQIILPDDCDPRVILPKLRQIEEEEPELHIVWDEVLQEIQAQIMGEVQIEILQSLIERRFGIKVIFNEGKIVYKETIASIVEGVGHFEPLRHYAEVHLLLEPGVPGSGLQFGSDCSEDVLAKSWQRLVLSHLEEKAHKGVLTGSAITDIKITLISGRAHNKHTEGGDFREATYRAVRQGLKEAESIVLEPYYAFWLELPEKMVGRAMTDIEKMQGTCEVSEINGETAILVGSAPVVTMRNYQQEVIAYTKGHGRLFCSLKGYAPCHNVEEVIDSIGYDSERDIENPTGSVFCAHGTGFLVAWDEVKNYMHVESYLQKKEVGVEEVVQNKTSYTEERWIDLEEIDKIIHGTFFANQGKKSVWKKQKTARESYYEPVNYVKKEKEYKEEYLLVDGYNIIFAWPELKELAQDNMDGAKIKLLEALSNYQGIIKCQIIVVFDAYRVQGHLEEVINYHNIRMVYTREAQTADQYIERFAHDNQKKYKIVVATSDGLQQIIIRGAGCALLSARELKVEIERASESIQQAYKERQTAEHNYLIDSLSPDAKAQMEDLLKKENDK; this is encoded by the coding sequence ATGAAAAAATTAGTCATTGGAATATTAGCACATGTGGATGCAGGTAAGACGACATTATCAGAGAGCATGCTTTATCAGAGTGGTAAAATTCGAAAATTAGGAAGAGTGGATAATAAGGATGCCTATTTAGACACCTATGAGCTAGAAAGGGAAAGAGGCATCACTATTTTCTCCAAGCAAGCTATGTTTGAGGTAGATGAAATCCAGATTACCTTATTAGACACTCCTGGACATGTAGATTTTTCGGCTGAAATGGAGCGCACACTCCAGGTATTGGATTATGCTATTCTAGTCATAAGTGGTGCAGATGGTGTACAGGGGCATACCAAAACATTATGGCGGCTCTTAGACAGATATCAGATACCCGTTTTTTTATTCGTCAATAAGATGGATCAAAGTGGGACGAATAAGGAAAAAATAATGAGAGAATTGAAAAAGCAACTGGATGATGGCTGTGTTGTATTTGAACAAAGCAAGACAGAGGACTTTTACGATCAACTGGCGATGTGTGATGAAATACTGATGGAAGCCTATTTGGAAGCAGAACATATTGAAACTTTTCAGATTAAAAAAGCGATCATGAAGCGCAAAGTATTTCCGTGTTTTTTTGGTTCGGCTTTAAAATTAGAAGGTGTTGAGGCATTTATAGAAGGTATTGTGAAGTATGCAAGTATTCCTTCCTATCCCGATGCATTCGGAGCTAAAATATTCAAAATAACAAGGGACGATCAAGGAAACCGGCTGACATACATGAAGCTTACAGGCGGCAGACTTAAGGTGAAGGATATTTTAACAAATGGCATTTGGGAAGAGAAAGTTAATCAGATCCGTCTCTATTCTGGGCAGAAATACGAGGCAGTAAATGAGGTGCAAGCAGGCTCTGTATGCGCTGTCATAGGCCTCAGTCAAACTAGATCAGGAGAAGGCTTAGGGATAGAGAAAGCTTCAGATACACCGTCGCTTGAACCTGTACTGTCGTATCAGATTATATTGCCGGATGACTGTGATCCAAGAGTGATACTTCCTAAGCTGCGTCAGATAGAGGAAGAGGAACCAGAACTTCATATTGTTTGGGATGAAGTGCTGCAGGAAATTCAAGCGCAGATTATGGGAGAAGTTCAGATTGAAATTTTACAGAGTCTTATAGAAAGGCGTTTTGGCATTAAAGTAATATTTAATGAAGGAAAGATTGTCTATAAAGAGACTATTGCGAGTATCGTAGAGGGAGTTGGGCACTTTGAGCCGCTGAGACACTATGCGGAGGTGCATCTGCTGCTTGAGCCGGGGGTACCAGGAAGCGGCCTGCAATTTGGATCAGACTGTAGTGAGGATGTGCTGGCAAAAAGCTGGCAAAGACTGGTTTTATCCCACCTTGAAGAAAAGGCACATAAGGGTGTTTTAACAGGATCGGCGATTACAGATATAAAGATCACTTTAATCTCAGGCCGAGCACACAATAAACATACAGAAGGTGGAGATTTTAGAGAGGCCACCTATCGTGCAGTGCGCCAGGGCTTAAAAGAAGCAGAATCCATAGTGCTGGAGCCTTACTATGCCTTCTGGTTGGAGTTGCCAGAGAAAATGGTAGGAAGGGCAATGACAGACATTGAGAAAATGCAGGGTACATGCGAAGTTTCTGAAATAAATGGTGAGACGGCAATTCTTGTGGGAAGTGCCCCAGTTGTTACCATGAGGAATTATCAGCAGGAGGTAATCGCTTATACCAAAGGCCATGGGAGACTGTTTTGCAGTCTAAAGGGATATGCGCCATGCCATAATGTAGAAGAAGTCATAGATAGTATCGGATATGATTCTGAAAGAGATATAGAAAATCCAACAGGTTCCGTATTTTGTGCCCATGGCACCGGCTTCTTGGTGGCTTGGGATGAAGTAAAGAACTACATGCATGTTGAAAGCTACCTTCAGAAAAAAGAGGTGGGCGTGGAAGAAGTTGTTCAAAATAAGACCTCCTATACGGAAGAAAGATGGATTGATTTAGAAGAGATTGACAAAATAATACATGGTACCTTTTTTGCAAATCAAGGCAAAAAGTCAGTTTGGAAAAAACAAAAAACAGCCCGAGAAAGTTATTATGAACCTGTAAATTATGTAAAAAAAGAAAAAGAATACAAAGAAGAGTATCTCCTTGTGGATGGCTATAATATTATCTTTGCATGGCCTGAGCTAAAAGAACTTGCCCAGGATAATATGGACGGGGCCAAAATAAAATTGCTTGAGGCTCTAAGTAATTATCAGGGGATTATAAAGTGTCAGATCATCGTTGTATTTGATGCTTATCGTGTACAGGGACATCTTGAGGAAGTTATCAACTATCATAATATCCGTATGGTCTATACGAGAGAGGCGCAGACGGCAGATCAGTATATTGAAAGGTTCGCCCATGACAACCAGAAAAAATATAAAATAGTTGTTGCAACATCAGATGGCTTGCAGCAGATTATTATCAGGGGAGCTGGATGTGCTTTGTTATCAGCAAGAGAACTGAAAGTTGAGATTGAGAGAGCTAGTGAAAGCATACAGCAGGCTTATAAAGAAAGGCAGACAGCAGAACACAATTATCTTATAGATTCATTATCTCCAGACGCTAAAGCGCAGATGGAAGATCTGCTAAAAAAAGAAAACGATAAATAA
- a CDS encoding IS110 family transposase yields MIIVGIDIAKNKHDVIIIDSNGNTLTKSFRISNSHCVLGNISTTKSRPLI; encoded by the coding sequence ATGATTATTGTTGGTATTGATATAGCTAAAAATAAACATGATGTAATTATTATTGATTCTAACGGTAATACATTAACCAAATCCTTTAGAATTTCTAACTCTCACTGCGTTCTTGGGAACATATCAACTACAAAATCAAGACCTCTAATATAA
- a CDS encoding 3'-5' exoribonuclease YhaM family protein, translated as MTLICDLKAQENIKAQYLCKYKQVLKNKNGKDYCTVKLQDRTGIIDGKIWSLHSGIMPFEVDDIVSVEAEVLLYQDNLQLSITKLKKAEASEYDLKNFIPHTLKDVEQLETELFTFIEQVQQPFVKKLLEDIFYDEGIYQEFLVHSAAKSVHHAYLSGLLEHTVTVTKLGVSMAELYTGINKDLVIAGCLLHDLGKLYELTNFPKNDYSDEGQLIGHIVMGAEFIHDRISQIEGFPKELEMLIKHIILSHHGEYEYGSPKRPKCLEAMIVHLADYADAKLKMVEEFLRTTQGDDIYAGYHKILNRNIRKVNL; from the coding sequence ATGACCTTAATTTGTGATTTAAAAGCGCAAGAGAATATAAAGGCACAATATTTGTGTAAATATAAACAAGTCTTAAAAAATAAAAACGGCAAAGATTATTGCACGGTTAAATTGCAGGATCGTACAGGAATAATAGATGGGAAAATATGGTCACTACATAGTGGCATTATGCCCTTTGAGGTGGATGATATAGTAAGTGTTGAGGCAGAAGTCCTTTTATACCAAGATAATCTTCAGCTAAGTATTACTAAACTTAAAAAAGCAGAAGCTTCTGAGTATGATTTGAAAAATTTTATACCTCATACATTAAAGGATGTAGAGCAGCTTGAGACAGAACTCTTTACATTTATTGAACAAGTGCAGCAGCCATTTGTTAAAAAACTGCTCGAGGATATTTTTTATGATGAAGGAATCTACCAAGAATTTCTAGTGCATAGTGCAGCTAAAAGTGTTCATCATGCTTACTTAAGTGGCTTGTTAGAACATACTGTAACAGTTACTAAACTCGGGGTTAGCATGGCAGAGCTCTATACTGGTATAAATAAGGACCTAGTTATTGCAGGCTGTTTGCTCCATGATTTAGGAAAGCTTTATGAACTCACCAACTTCCCAAAAAATGATTATTCAGATGAAGGACAACTTATAGGTCACATTGTAATGGGGGCAGAGTTTATTCATGACAGGATTAGCCAGATAGAAGGGTTTCCCAAAGAATTAGAAATGCTTATTAAGCATATTATACTTTCACACCATGGAGAATATGAATATGGTTCTCCCAAAAGACCTAAATGCTTAGAAGCCATGATTGTACACTTAGCAGACTATGCAGATGCTAAGCTTAAAATGGTTGAAGAATTTTTAAGAACAACGCAGGGTGACGATATTTATGCTGGCTATCATAAAATTTTAAATAGGAATATTCGAAAAGTTAATCTATGA
- a CDS encoding S1C family serine protease, protein MYDDNHLNPFNNGDDSPYESSSSYNNENQYIDVNKFSESSYNDAIYDANPMAYKEQIPSPPYQEPSYSQQIPVYRSDEHASQPQKKKGSFGKFITGLVVVSLVGGLSIGASFAFLSPYANDYYNTNHKNNGLINNGQDGQLTGNILEGANRVLPLTTNNSITDIANNIGPSVVSIKNNQVVTTWYGEFNQAGLGSGVIFKQDDKKIYIVSNAHVVEGSNSLVVNFLGNTKVEAEMIGADTVTDIAVIAVEKSDIPAEALNDIKVAPLGDSDYLHVGELAVAIGNPIDEAYNNTVTVGVISALNREVQLVDKKLKLIQTDAAINPGNSGGALVGPTGEVIGINTIKLVDSQIEGMGFAIPINDIKPIIEEILQNGKISRPALGIVGKDIDVKAAELYEIPIGVYIVEVAAGSSAELAGMRANDILFQFDGIQITGMNQLKELLNTKKVGDAVEVKIIRNNEKKTLQLKLREMPKVSYR, encoded by the coding sequence ATGTACGACGACAATCATTTAAATCCATTTAATAATGGTGATGATTCACCCTATGAATCATCATCAAGTTATAATAATGAAAACCAGTATATAGATGTTAATAAATTTAGTGAATCCAGTTATAATGATGCTATTTATGACGCAAATCCTATGGCCTATAAGGAGCAGATACCATCTCCCCCCTATCAGGAACCTTCTTATAGCCAGCAGATTCCAGTATATAGGTCGGATGAACATGCTTCGCAGCCTCAGAAGAAAAAAGGATCTTTTGGCAAGTTTATCACAGGACTAGTAGTAGTCAGTTTGGTAGGAGGACTATCTATTGGTGCAAGTTTTGCCTTTTTATCACCTTATGCCAATGATTATTATAATACAAACCACAAAAATAATGGACTGATCAATAATGGGCAAGACGGACAGCTTACAGGTAATATATTAGAAGGTGCAAACAGAGTACTTCCGCTTACAACCAATAATTCAATTACAGATATTGCAAATAATATTGGGCCATCAGTTGTTTCTATCAAAAATAATCAAGTTGTAACGACATGGTATGGTGAGTTTAATCAAGCAGGTCTTGGTTCAGGCGTTATTTTTAAACAAGATGACAAAAAGATCTATATCGTGAGCAATGCCCATGTTGTAGAAGGTTCTAACAGCTTAGTCGTTAACTTTTTAGGCAATACTAAGGTTGAAGCAGAAATGATAGGGGCAGACACAGTAACAGATATAGCTGTAATAGCTGTAGAAAAATCAGATATTCCTGCAGAAGCACTGAATGATATTAAGGTGGCACCGCTTGGAGACAGTGATTATTTACATGTGGGAGAACTTGCAGTAGCCATAGGAAACCCTATTGATGAAGCTTATAATAATACAGTTACTGTAGGGGTTATCAGTGCACTTAATAGAGAAGTGCAGCTTGTAGATAAGAAGTTAAAACTCATCCAAACCGATGCTGCAATCAATCCTGGTAACAGTGGCGGAGCTCTTGTAGGTCCGACAGGGGAAGTAATAGGTATTAATACGATCAAGTTAGTAGACAGTCAAATAGAAGGTATGGGTTTTGCAATACCTATTAATGATATTAAACCAATTATCGAAGAAATATTACAAAATGGTAAAATATCTAGACCTGCATTAGGTATTGTAGGCAAAGATATTGATGTAAAGGCAGCAGAACTATACGAGATACCGATAGGGGTTTATATTGTAGAAGTAGCAGCAGGCAGCAGCGCAGAACTTGCAGGGATGAGAGCTAATGATATTTTATTTCAGTTTGATGGTATTCAAATTACAGGCATGAATCAGCTTAAAGAGCTTTTAAATACTAAAAAGGTGGGAGATGCTGTAGAAGTCAAGATTATTAGAAATAATGAGAAAAAAACACTTCAGCTTAAACTTAGAGAAATGCCCAAAGTATCCTATAGATAA
- a CDS encoding SDR family NAD(P)-dependent oxidoreductase: MILEKNNYDKNALKNKIVLITGGGGGIGIEASRAFAYMGAHVIIAEIDAGRGKQAQKLINAEDLNGIVDFFQIDITDERQIDKLYKYIMDKYTRLDVLINNAAIVPMGAIDTVSISDWDLSYAVNLRAPVLLTKKFISSMKDTGGIIVFVPSAAPTPYMSAYEIFKTAQMEFCNTLCEEIEGTGIITYSIAPGFVKTDTAVKAVEIVAFSLGITTEEFYKSLEELITDAEIAGVGYAVSVVMAKQYNGKEIMSYQVLMDSGLISNDKEKSNSMQTQVDFDNLSFLFKSLADVFFDQYQNWQKKKLFQKQFIFSDFKKQMGLPAENFKIQIEALQGQINNNEWGNFLDSKKMFIKWRCYYEHQIKLLQGYEKNAAQLRSDTKLLNSWIENLQEIIKIL; encoded by the coding sequence ATGATTCTGGAGAAAAATAATTATGACAAAAACGCACTTAAAAATAAAATTGTGTTGATTACAGGCGGTGGAGGTGGAATAGGCATTGAGGCTTCACGGGCTTTTGCCTACATGGGCGCTCATGTAATCATTGCGGAAATAGATGCTGGCAGAGGAAAGCAGGCTCAGAAACTGATAAATGCGGAAGACCTTAATGGTATTGTGGATTTTTTTCAGATTGACATTACAGATGAAAGGCAGATTGATAAGTTGTACAAGTATATTATGGACAAATACACACGTCTTGATGTTCTGATAAATAATGCCGCCATTGTTCCGATGGGAGCGATTGACACGGTTTCAATATCCGATTGGGATCTAAGTTATGCTGTAAACTTGAGAGCACCTGTCCTTTTAACGAAAAAATTTATTTCTTCCATGAAGGACACAGGCGGGATTATTGTCTTTGTACCATCAGCGGCTCCAACTCCGTATATGTCGGCTTATGAAATATTTAAAACTGCGCAGATGGAGTTTTGTAATACCTTGTGTGAAGAAATTGAAGGAACGGGCATTATTACATACTCAATAGCCCCCGGATTTGTAAAAACAGATACGGCTGTTAAAGCAGTTGAAATTGTGGCATTTTCACTGGGAATTACAACAGAAGAATTTTACAAATCACTTGAAGAACTAATTACGGATGCCGAGATTGCAGGAGTGGGCTATGCGGTTTCTGTTGTAATGGCAAAACAGTATAACGGAAAAGAAATCATGTCCTATCAAGTATTGATGGATAGTGGTTTAATTAGCAATGACAAGGAAAAATCAAATAGTATGCAAACACAGGTTGATTTTGATAATTTGTCATTCTTGTTTAAGAGTCTTGCAGATGTTTTTTTTGATCAATATCAAAATTGGCAGAAGAAAAAACTGTTCCAAAAACAGTTTATATTTTCCGATTTCAAAAAACAAATGGGGTTGCCAGCTGAGAACTTCAAAATACAAATTGAAGCGCTACAAGGTCAGATAAATAATAATGAGTGGGGTAACTTTTTGGATAGCAAGAAGATGTTTATAAAGTGGCGGTGTTATTATGAACATCAAATCAAACTGCTACAAGGTTATGAAAAGAATGCAGCACAATTGAGAAGCGATACAAAACTTTTAAATAGTTGGATTGAAAATCTACAAGAAATAATCAAAATATTATAG
- the yiaK gene encoding 3-dehydro-L-gulonate 2-dehydrogenase, translated as MRIMYDEMKVVFYQVLIKMGFESELAMENAELFAQNSRDGVYTHGLNRFPRTIDYIKKGYIKVNAVPVILNGFGPLEQWDGQMGIGPSNARRSMGRAVELASTHGIGCVALKNTNHWMRGGAYGLQAADSGCIGICFTNTMPNMPPWGGRENRIGNNPFILAVPTKNGHIMLDMAVSQYSYGMIEKMAKEEKMLPVPGGYDVEGHLTSDPKLLWESKHVLPIGFWKGSGLSIMLDLLAAILSQGNSTYEIGKLPAETSISQIFIAFDTSKLGDASYMEKWVEDTIAYIKSSEPVEDGGKIYYPNERSVATRNENQKKGIPVDESYWNEVLSYL; from the coding sequence ATGAGAATAATGTATGATGAAATGAAAGTGGTGTTTTATCAGGTGCTAATAAAAATGGGTTTTGAATCTGAGCTTGCTATGGAGAATGCAGAACTCTTTGCTCAAAATAGCCGGGATGGTGTTTATACCCATGGTCTAAACAGATTTCCAAGGACCATTGATTATATAAAAAAAGGTTATATAAAAGTGAATGCGGTACCTGTCATCTTAAACGGCTTTGGGCCTTTGGAACAATGGGATGGGCAAATGGGTATCGGGCCTTCGAATGCTAGAAGATCTATGGGAAGGGCTGTTGAACTGGCATCAACACATGGTATAGGATGTGTAGCCTTAAAAAATACCAATCATTGGATGAGGGGAGGGGCATATGGACTGCAGGCAGCTGACTCGGGATGTATCGGTATTTGTTTTACCAATACAATGCCTAACATGCCGCCATGGGGAGGACGGGAAAATAGAATAGGTAATAATCCATTTATACTAGCAGTGCCTACAAAGAATGGTCATATCATGCTTGATATGGCTGTGTCCCAGTACTCATATGGCATGATTGAAAAAATGGCTAAAGAAGAAAAAATGCTTCCTGTCCCAGGAGGATATGATGTAGAAGGGCATTTGACAAGTGATCCAAAACTTCTTTGGGAGTCAAAACATGTGCTGCCTATTGGATTTTGGAAAGGATCGGGGCTCTCCATTATGCTTGATCTGCTTGCAGCTATATTATCCCAAGGCAATTCTACCTATGAGATTGGGAAACTGCCAGCCGAGACTTCAATCAGCCAGATATTCATTGCATTTGATACTAGCAAATTGGGAGATGCTTCATATATGGAAAAATGGGTTGAAGATACTATTGCTTACATTAAGTCTTCGGAACCTGTTGAAGATGGCGGGAAAATCTATTATCCTAACGAAAGGTCAGTAGCAACAAGAAATGAAAATCAGAAAAAAGGGATCCCAGTAGATGAAAGCTACTGGAATGAGGTGCTTTCTTACCTATGA
- the rlmD gene encoding 23S rRNA (uracil(1939)-C(5))-methyltransferase RlmD, which yields METPLNKNERYEIEIIDIGAEGEGIGKIDDFIVFVPHTVTGDKAEVHIVKAKKSFAYGKMLRIIEPSPIRTMPRCSSASLCGGCQLQHIAYSEQLKWKTKKVKEALRRIGGLQDIQVEDTLGMEMPFNYRNKAQYPIRKENGELKIGFFAKRSHRIVASEGCDIQDPRNERIIEIVKNFLLKYNISIYNEETHQGLVRHLLIKTAYHTQEIMVCLVINGNTLAHQDKLIEQLKEIEAVKSIVLNHNTDQTNVILGTQMTVIYGASYIIDTIGHLKFKISPLSFFQVNPLQTKVLYDKALEFANLTGTETVWDAYCGIGTISLFLAEKAKKVYGVEIVPEAIENAEANAELNHITNAAFYVGKAEEVIPKMYQEGIIADTIVVDPPRKGCDPKLLETLITMNPKNIVYVSCDPATLARDLAYLTQNGFQVEKVQPVDMFPHTTHVETVCLMSRKDK from the coding sequence ATGGAAACACCACTTAATAAAAATGAACGGTATGAGATAGAGATCATAGATATTGGGGCAGAAGGAGAAGGTATAGGGAAGATAGATGATTTTATAGTATTTGTACCTCATACAGTGACAGGTGATAAAGCAGAAGTTCATATTGTAAAGGCTAAAAAAAGTTTTGCTTATGGTAAGATGCTGCGTATTATTGAGCCTTCACCTATCCGTACTATGCCAAGATGCAGTAGTGCAAGCTTATGCGGTGGCTGTCAGCTGCAACATATTGCATATAGTGAACAGCTTAAATGGAAGACTAAGAAAGTCAAAGAGGCACTAAGACGCATAGGAGGTCTTCAAGATATACAGGTAGAAGACACCCTCGGAATGGAGATGCCTTTTAACTATCGCAATAAAGCACAATATCCTATCCGCAAAGAAAACGGAGAACTTAAAATAGGCTTTTTTGCTAAGAGAAGTCATCGTATAGTGGCCTCAGAAGGTTGTGATATTCAAGATCCTAGAAATGAACGTATTATAGAGATCGTCAAAAACTTTCTTCTTAAGTATAATATTTCTATTTACAATGAAGAAACCCATCAAGGGCTAGTGAGGCATCTTTTAATTAAAACGGCTTATCACACCCAAGAGATTATGGTATGTCTTGTTATTAACGGCAATACTTTAGCCCATCAAGATAAACTGATTGAGCAGCTAAAAGAAATAGAGGCAGTCAAAAGTATTGTTTTAAATCACAATACAGATCAAACGAATGTGATTTTAGGCACTCAGATGACAGTGATCTATGGCGCTTCTTATATTATAGATACTATAGGACACCTGAAGTTTAAAATATCCCCTTTATCTTTCTTTCAAGTTAATCCGCTGCAAACCAAAGTATTATATGATAAAGCCTTAGAGTTTGCAAACCTAACGGGTACAGAGACTGTGTGGGATGCCTATTGTGGTATAGGGACTATTTCTCTTTTTTTAGCTGAGAAAGCTAAAAAGGTATATGGGGTAGAAATTGTGCCAGAAGCTATAGAAAATGCTGAAGCTAATGCTGAACTTAATCATATTACTAATGCAGCATTTTATGTGGGAAAAGCCGAAGAAGTTATTCCGAAGATGTATCAAGAAGGCATTATAGCTGATACTATTGTAGTAGACCCACCAAGAAAAGGCTGCGACCCAAAACTTTTAGAAACACTCATTACGATGAATCCAAAAAATATAGTTTATGTGTCCTGTGATCCAGCTACGCTGGCGCGAGACTTAGCGTATCTGACACAAAATGGTTTTCAAGTAGAAAAAGTACAGCCTGTAGATATGTTTCCGCATACTACCCATGTGGAGACGGTCTGTTTGATGTCACGCAAAGATAAATAA
- a CDS encoding type II toxin-antitoxin system RelE/ParE family toxin — protein MPRYSILKKQGYRVIIVEKHLVFYKINEGNQTVIIYAIVDGRREYRNLL, from the coding sequence ATACCAAGATATTCTATATTAAAAAAGCAAGGATATAGAGTAATAATTGTTGAAAAGCATCTTGTGTTTTATAAGATAAATGAGGGGAATCAGACAGTTATAATATATGCTATTGTTGATGGTAGAAGAGAATATAGAAATTTATTATAA